The Ranitomeya imitator isolate aRanImi1 chromosome 3, aRanImi1.pri, whole genome shotgun sequence genome has a window encoding:
- the LOC138669918 gene encoding cbp/p300-interacting transactivator 3-like: MHTGVGSSLEAAQGSSHLHTDWIYKGRSRRASAVEGMADPMMMQAMQNGHPTYRMTMTSMQPQPHTVRSMPSVPMMQYGVVHPDGNVRARMNMHQHMANSMMYQGQAQSCMGTQQLMATMHLQKLNTQYQGHPMMTNNGLVQGLPAYKMAPSHHQNMPTLNVTDADLIDEDVLTSLVLELGLDRIEELPELYLGHNEMDFILDFVGKQQVGTITC; encoded by the exons ATGCACACTGGTGTAGGAAGCAGTCTGGAGGCTGCACAGGGCTCCTCTCATTTACACACTGACTGGATTTACAAAGGAAGGAGCAGGAGAGCTTCAGCTGTGG AGGGAATGGCAGACCCAATGATGATGCAAGCCATGCAAAATGGACACCCTACTTATAGGATGACCATGACCAGTATGCAGCCTCAGCCTCATACAGTTAGAAGCATGCCTTCAGTACCAATGATGCAATATGGAGTTGTTCATCCAGATGGAAATGTGAGGGCACGGATGAACATGCACCAGCATATGGCTAACTCTATGATGTACCAAGGACAAGCTCAGTCCTGCATGGGAACCCAGCAACTAATGGCTACAATGCATCTTCAAAAACTCAACACTCAGTACCAGGGACATCCCATGATGACTAATAATGGACTTGTACAGGGACTTCCAGCTTACAAAATGGCTCCAAGCCATCATCAGAACATGCCTACCTTAAATGTGACGGACGCTGACCTCATTGATGAGGATGTATTAACATCTCTGGTGCTGGAGTTAGGTTTGGATAGAATTGAAGAGCTACCTGAACTATACTTGGGGCACAATGAGATGGATTTCATTCTGGACTTTGTAGGCAAGCAGCAGGTCGGCACAATAACCTGCTGA